One genomic window of Meleagris gallopavo isolate NT-WF06-2002-E0010 breed Aviagen turkey brand Nicholas breeding stock chromosome 22, Turkey_5.1, whole genome shotgun sequence includes the following:
- the LOC104914083 gene encoding tissue factor pathway inhibitor 2-like isoform X3, whose protein sequence is MEPGLLLLLLLTAPWGRGWAASRHASEDEMTRTDGSSVQPGEPAKQDFHPGIDADSTTNCVNKCRDDSNCRGSRKSCHNSCRFRCLQPVPARPDTYPKKKVPHTIDCCNSTCSGNTECPNHLPCCPPLRRSSRLSVLRQLCAAHPAQGLQAQCPPGSLSLLGLGCHWCSGPRQLCHLAPERGRCRRRIYHYAYNPALRSCWLFVYGGRRGNANNFLTIEECRQVCQYGLDKR, encoded by the exons ATGGAGCCgggtttgctgctgctgctgctgctaacgGCCCCGTGGGGCCGGGGCTGGGCGGCTTCGAGGCACGCATCGGAGGATGAGATGACACGGACAGACGGCTCCTCCGTGCAACCCG GGGAGCCTG CGAAGCAAGATTTCCACCCAGGGATTGACGCTGACTCAACGACCAACTGTGTGAACAAATGCAGAGATGACAGCAACTGCAGGGGCAGCAGGAAGTCCTGCCACAACAGTTGCCGGTTCCGCTGCCTGCAGCCGGTACCAG CCAGACCGGACACCTACCCCAAGAAGAAGGTGCCGCACACCATCGACTGCTGCAACAGCACCTGCAGTGGTAACACCGAGTGCCCCAACCACCTGCCGTGCTGCCCACCCCTGCGCAGGAGCTCCAGGCTCAGTGTCCTcaggcagctgtgtgctgcccacCCTGCACAGGGGCTCCAGGCTCAGTGTCCTCCAGGCTCACTGTCCCTGCTGGGCTTGGGCTGCCACTGGTGCTCTGGCcccaggcagctgtgccacctGGCTCCAGAGCGCGGCCGGTGCAGGAGGCGCATCTATCACTACGCCTACAACCCTGCCTTGAGGTCGTGCTGGCTGTTTGTGTACGGCGGCCGCAGGGGGAATGCCAACAATTTCCTCACCATCGAGGAGTGCCGGCAGGTCTGCCAGTACG GGCTGGATAAGCGCTGA
- the LOC104914083 gene encoding papilin-like isoform X1 yields the protein MEPGLLLLLLLTAPWGRGWAASRHASEDEMTRTDGSSVQPGEPGKYHDTSTTTMSPYSNICSSKCTGSTGCRQECQQAKQDFHPGIDADSTTNCVNKCRDDSNCRGSRKSCHNSCRFRCLQPVPARPDTYPKKKVPHTIDCCNSTCSGNTECPNHLPCCPPLRRSSRLSVLRQLCAAHPAQGLQAQCPPGSLSLLGLGCHWCSGPRQLCHLAPERGRCRRRIYHYAYNPALRSCWLFVYGGRRGNANNFLTIEECRQVCQYGLDKR from the exons ATGGAGCCgggtttgctgctgctgctgctgctaacgGCCCCGTGGGGCCGGGGCTGGGCGGCTTCGAGGCACGCATCGGAGGATGAGATGACACGGACAGACGGCTCCTCCGTGCAACCCG GGGAGCCTGGTAAGTACCATGATACCAGCACGACAACCATGAGCCCCTATAGCAACATCTGCTCCTCAAAGTGCACGGGGAGCACGGGATGCAGACAAGAGTGCCAGCAAG CGAAGCAAGATTTCCACCCAGGGATTGACGCTGACTCAACGACCAACTGTGTGAACAAATGCAGAGATGACAGCAACTGCAGGGGCAGCAGGAAGTCCTGCCACAACAGTTGCCGGTTCCGCTGCCTGCAGCCGGTACCAG CCAGACCGGACACCTACCCCAAGAAGAAGGTGCCGCACACCATCGACTGCTGCAACAGCACCTGCAGTGGTAACACCGAGTGCCCCAACCACCTGCCGTGCTGCCCACCCCTGCGCAGGAGCTCCAGGCTCAGTGTCCTcaggcagctgtgtgctgcccacCCTGCACAGGGGCTCCAGGCTCAGTGTCCTCCAGGCTCACTGTCCCTGCTGGGCTTGGGCTGCCACTGGTGCTCTGGCcccaggcagctgtgccacctGGCTCCAGAGCGCGGCCGGTGCAGGAGGCGCATCTATCACTACGCCTACAACCCTGCCTTGAGGTCGTGCTGGCTGTTTGTGTACGGCGGCCGCAGGGGGAATGCCAACAATTTCCTCACCATCGAGGAGTGCCGGCAGGTCTGCCAGTACG GGCTGGATAAGCGCTGA
- the LOC104914083 gene encoding papilin-like isoform X2, with the protein MEPGLLLLLLLTAPWGRGWAASRHASEDEMTRTDGSSVQPGEPGKYHDTSTTTMSPYSNICSSKCTGSTGCRQECQQGIDADSTTNCVNKCRDDSNCRGSRKSCHNSCRFRCLQPVPARPDTYPKKKVPHTIDCCNSTCSGNTECPNHLPCCPPLRRSSRLSVLRQLCAAHPAQGLQAQCPPGSLSLLGLGCHWCSGPRQLCHLAPERGRCRRRIYHYAYNPALRSCWLFVYGGRRGNANNFLTIEECRQVCQYGLDKR; encoded by the exons ATGGAGCCgggtttgctgctgctgctgctgctaacgGCCCCGTGGGGCCGGGGCTGGGCGGCTTCGAGGCACGCATCGGAGGATGAGATGACACGGACAGACGGCTCCTCCGTGCAACCCG GGGAGCCTGGTAAGTACCATGATACCAGCACGACAACCATGAGCCCCTATAGCAACATCTGCTCCTCAAAGTGCACGGGGAGCACGGGATGCAGACAAGAGTGCCAGCAAG GGATTGACGCTGACTCAACGACCAACTGTGTGAACAAATGCAGAGATGACAGCAACTGCAGGGGCAGCAGGAAGTCCTGCCACAACAGTTGCCGGTTCCGCTGCCTGCAGCCGGTACCAG CCAGACCGGACACCTACCCCAAGAAGAAGGTGCCGCACACCATCGACTGCTGCAACAGCACCTGCAGTGGTAACACCGAGTGCCCCAACCACCTGCCGTGCTGCCCACCCCTGCGCAGGAGCTCCAGGCTCAGTGTCCTcaggcagctgtgtgctgcccacCCTGCACAGGGGCTCCAGGCTCAGTGTCCTCCAGGCTCACTGTCCCTGCTGGGCTTGGGCTGCCACTGGTGCTCTGGCcccaggcagctgtgccacctGGCTCCAGAGCGCGGCCGGTGCAGGAGGCGCATCTATCACTACGCCTACAACCCTGCCTTGAGGTCGTGCTGGCTGTTTGTGTACGGCGGCCGCAGGGGGAATGCCAACAATTTCCTCACCATCGAGGAGTGCCGGCAGGTCTGCCAGTACG GGCTGGATAAGCGCTGA
- the LOC104914083 gene encoding tissue factor pathway inhibitor 2-like isoform X4 — translation MEPGLLLLLLLTAPWGRGWAASRHASEDEMTRTDGSSVQPGIDADSTTNCVNKCRDDSNCRGSRKSCHNSCRFRCLQPVPARPDTYPKKKVPHTIDCCNSTCSGNTECPNHLPCCPPLRRSSRLSVLRQLCAAHPAQGLQAQCPPGSLSLLGLGCHWCSGPRQLCHLAPERGRCRRRIYHYAYNPALRSCWLFVYGGRRGNANNFLTIEECRQVCQYGLDKR, via the exons ATGGAGCCgggtttgctgctgctgctgctgctaacgGCCCCGTGGGGCCGGGGCTGGGCGGCTTCGAGGCACGCATCGGAGGATGAGATGACACGGACAGACGGCTCCTCCGTGCAACCCG GGATTGACGCTGACTCAACGACCAACTGTGTGAACAAATGCAGAGATGACAGCAACTGCAGGGGCAGCAGGAAGTCCTGCCACAACAGTTGCCGGTTCCGCTGCCTGCAGCCGGTACCAG CCAGACCGGACACCTACCCCAAGAAGAAGGTGCCGCACACCATCGACTGCTGCAACAGCACCTGCAGTGGTAACACCGAGTGCCCCAACCACCTGCCGTGCTGCCCACCCCTGCGCAGGAGCTCCAGGCTCAGTGTCCTcaggcagctgtgtgctgcccacCCTGCACAGGGGCTCCAGGCTCAGTGTCCTCCAGGCTCACTGTCCCTGCTGGGCTTGGGCTGCCACTGGTGCTCTGGCcccaggcagctgtgccacctGGCTCCAGAGCGCGGCCGGTGCAGGAGGCGCATCTATCACTACGCCTACAACCCTGCCTTGAGGTCGTGCTGGCTGTTTGTGTACGGCGGCCGCAGGGGGAATGCCAACAATTTCCTCACCATCGAGGAGTGCCGGCAGGTCTGCCAGTACG GGCTGGATAAGCGCTGA